In Desulfatibacillum aliphaticivorans DSM 15576, the sequence TCCGGCCGATGCCGCTTCCCGCTCCGGTGATCAATACCAACTGCCCCTTCAGATTTTTCACTGCCTACCTCCTGGCGCCAATCAGCTTTTAAGCCGAATGACCTGAAAAACGGTGAAAAGAATGCTTTGGCCGCCATGCTTCCCGGTTTATTCCCGGCGATTTATCAGGCGTTCACCGGCGGCCCATGATCTTCCATATAGTTTTTCAGGATTTTATCCAAAAGAAAAGGGAAAAACAAGTAGCAAGATTGCTTTTCCCTTCAAAAAGGCGGGAGATATGGCAGAAATATTGGGACAAATTGCCCCAGAGGCTGCTGCGGGTCCTTTTTGTTCCGCCCGCGGCCCCTTAGGGGAGCCGGGCGCAAAAAGGAGGCTTAAGAAGCTAAAAAAAAAGAGAAAGTTCTATTCCTCCGAAACGCCGAAATGCTTGAGGTATTCTCCGTACCCCTCCTTTTTCAGGTCAGTGACGGGGATGAAGCGCAAAGCCGCTGAGTTGATGCAATATCGCAGCCCGGTGGGCGGAGGGCCGTCGTCAAACACGTGGCCCAAATGGGAGTCCCCGTGCCTGGACCGCACTTCCGTACGGGTCATGAACAGGCTCTTGTCTTCCACCTCCACAATATTCTCCGGCTCCAGGGGCTTGTAATAGCTGGGCCAGCCCGTTCCCGAATCGTATTTTTCCGCGGAGCTGAACAAAGGCTCGCCGGATACTATGTCCACGTAAATTCCCGGCTTCTTGTTGTCCCAGTATTCGTTTTTAAAAGGCGGCTCGGTGCCTTCCTTTTGGGTGACCTTGTATTGCAGGGAAGTCAGTCGCTTTTTCAAAACATCGTTCGCCGGCTTGAAGTACTTGCCGGAGGTTTTGTTTTCAGGGGGAGCTGCATCCTTATCCCAAACCTTTTCCAGGTACTTGTCCCGGCCTGAGTTGGAACGATAAATCTTGTAGCGAAAGGGGTTCCTTTTATAATAGTCCTGATGGTAATCCTCGGCCGGGTAAAACTCGCCCGCCTCCCGGATTGGGGTGATCACGGGCTTGTCAAAGCGGCCGGACTCATCCAGGGCTTTCCTGGATCTTTCCGCGGCAAGGCGCTGTTCTTCCGAATGGTAAAATATGGCCGTGCCGTATTGCTCGCCCCGGTCCACAAACTGGCCCCCTTCGTCCGTAGGGTTGACCTGCCGCCAAAACACCTCCAGCAACTGGTCGTAGCTCACCTTGTCCGGGTCGAAATGGATCTCCACGGATTCCAGATGCCCGGTGGCGCCGGAAGACACCTGTTCATATGTGGGGTTTGTCACGTCCCCGCCCGTATAGCCGGAGATGACGGCTTCCACGCCCTCTATTTGCTCGAAAGGCTTTTCCATGCACCAAAAGCAGCCTCCGGCAAAAGTGGCCTTTTGGAGGCGCCCCTGAGCCGCTGCGCCGCCGGCGCCGAACGCCAGGAGCATCGCCCCCGCTAATATGATGGTCATTAAAGTATTCATGGGTCGCTCCTTTTTTTTATTTGGCTGCCTGAATTTTTTCATGTTGCCTCTTCTTACACGCAAAAAATAATCATTATCATTTATTTGTCACGAACAAAGAGCGGCGGCGGGATGACAATAGGGGTTGCTGGGCGGTCATAAAAAGCAGACCGGGTCTTGCTGGGATGACGACTTTTCAGGACGAACGAAAAAAGGGCTTTCCCGGTTTGGGGGAAAGCCCATGGCGAAATCATGAGGGGTGGAAAACGGGTAGGGGAAAAATTCCGTCAGGAAGAAAAGCGGTCTCCGAAAGCGTTCATCATTTTTATGAAATGTTCAGGAGTCCTGGGGCCCTGATAGGGCATAACGTTGGCGCCGGAGGGATCGAGAAAAAAGACGGCGGGGATGTAGCGCACCTGGTATTGGTTGGGGCTCTCCTTATCCTTATCCACGTTCACGGAAATATTGATCAGCCTTTTGGAAGCCTCGCCCACGCTTTTGTCCGTGAACACCGTGCTTTTCAATTCCTGGCATGCGCCGCACCAATCCGCCTCGAACACGAGCATGATGGGCTTGCCCTGTTCCTTGGCCATGGACAGGCCTTTTTGATAGTCATGGACAAAATCAATGCTTAAAGGGCCGACGTCCGCCTTCTCGGTGCAGGCGGCCAAGGCGACCAATACGGCAAGGGCCAGGATTGCGATATAACGTTTCATTCCAACATACTCCTGTTAATAGTGGGGATCAATCCCAGGAAGACACCTTTCCCCTGAACTGCTTTTTGCGGGCTCTCTTCTTTTTCGAGTCCAGCCGGCGCTGCCTGGAAGCCAGGGTCGGCCTGGTTTTCTTCCGGGCCTTGGGCTTACGGCATGCCATGTCAATAAGCCGGACCAGCCTTTGCAGGGCTTCTTCCTTGTTTTTAAGCTGGCTCCTGGTTCCCCGGGAGTCAACCAACAAGACGCCTGATGCCGAAATCCTGTTGTGCGCTATCTTTTCCAGCCTGGCCCTGACGTCTTCGGGAAGGGATGGGCTGTTTGCGACGTCAAACCGCAACTGGACGGCGGTGCTGACCTTGTTTACGTTTTGTCCGCCGGGGCCTGAAGACCTGACGAACTCGTAGTCAATCTCCTCTTCGTTAAGGCTTACTCGGTCGTTAACCACTATCATGCTATAATTGGCTTCTCCGCTTTGATGCTCCTGGCTGATTAAGGCTATCGATGCCCCAGCCAGGCGCCCAACATGGCTTATTCCTCTAAGATTTTGTCCATTTCCGCCTGATTGGCCTGCTGCTGCGCGGACAGGTCGTGCGACAGTTTCGCCGCTTTATCCATCGCGTTGACTTGCGTTTGCATGGGATTCTTCACTTCTTTAGCTGCAGCGGAAGATCCTTTGTTGTCTTCATCGCCGGAACATCCGGCGGCCATGCAAAGCAACATAACCGCGACAATTCCCCATATAAACTTCTTCATGGATTATCCTCCCATGTTTGGATTATCAACACCACTACAGCATAACATCACCCGACGGGATAACGCCACCCTTTTTGGGCGGAGGCGAAACCTTGCCTGAAATCAGACGCTGGCCCGCACAATATCCGCAGCTTCGGCGGGACCGATCCGTCCGCGCTCTCCCAGCTTCGCCTGATCCCGTTCCAGGCCTTTGCGGACCGTTTCCGCAGCTTCGGCGGGGTCGATGCCGTAGTCCGTCAACCGGGTGGGCATGCCCATTTCGTTGAAAAAGCATTCGGTTTCCGCAATAGCCCGGTTTACGGCCAATTCCTCGTCCTTATCCTCTATCATCCATATTCTTCGGGCGTATTGAAGGAGTTTGTCCTGCTTGTTCTCCCTTTGATGCCGCAAAAGCCAGCACAAGACCACCGCGATAGCCTCGCCGTGGGCCAGGCCGTAATGTACGGTCAGTTCGTGCCCGATTCTGTGCGTGGCGAAATCCGTGGGCACGCCGCACTTCAAGAGCCCGTTCAATGCCTGGTTGGCGCACCACATAAAACCGGCGCGGGCGTCGTAATCCTGCTTTTTGGCCAGGGTTTTGGGGCCTACTTCCAGAAGAGTCAGGAGCACGGCTTCGGCCTGCCTGTCCTGGAGCGGGGCCTGGACCGGATAGGTAAGGTATTGCTCCAAAACGTGGATGAAAGCGTCCACCACGCCGTTGCGCACCTGGTTGTCCGGCAGGGAATAAGTGACTTCCGGGTCCATGACCGCAAATCGGGGAAAGAGCTTGTCCGCGTGAAAAACGATCTTTTTTTCTTCGGCCTTGCGGGATACCACGCCGATATTATTGGTTTCGGAACCGGTGGCAGGCAGGGTCACGACCACGCCCAGCGGCAGGGCGTCCGTCACCTTGGCCAGCTTGGAGCAAATTTCCCAGGGATCGCCGGCGGTGTATTTGCTGGCCGCAGCGATGAACTTGGTTCCGTCCATGATGGAGCCTCCGCCCACAGCCAGTAAGAAGGAAGGCTCTTCCTTTTTAACCATGTCCACGGCTTGCATCAGGACGTCGTACTCCGGGTTGGGGGCGATGCCCGAGAATTCCACCACCTCGCGTTTTTTCAACGAATCCATCACCTGATCGTGCACTCCGTTTTTGCGGATGGATTCTCCGCCGGTGACCAGCATGATCTTTCCCCGGGGCGGGACCAGGTTTTTCAGGCGGCTGATGGTTCCCTTGCCGAAAACCACTTTCGTGGGATTGTGATAGTCGAAATTTCTCATGGTCGGACTCCGTGTTTGCTATGTGTGGACATAAGGCTTAAATTGTGACAAGAATTCTCAATTGCAGATCAGCTCCGGCTTGTCAATTGCACCCCTAAAATTATTTGATGCCAGCGGGTTACAATGATATGATTTTTGCATAATTTGTGCATCAATGCAAAATAAGGAGAAATTTCATGCCAGCTCTGAAAAAATCGTTGCTCTACTTTCTGCTCCTTTGCCTTAGTTTGGTTTTAACCGCCTGCTCCACGGTTCCCATTACGGGCAGGTCCCAGCTTTCCCTAGTGTCGCCGGCTCAAATGCAGTCCATGAGCTATTCCCAGTACGACGCGTTTTTGAAGGAACACAAAGTCAGCACGGACAGGCAAAAAACCGAAATGGTCCAAAGGGTCGGCTATCGCATCCAAAGGGCCGTGGAAAGATATTTTGCGGCGGCGAACATGAGCAGCCAGTTGAACGGATTCCAGTGGGAATTCAATCTCATCGCCGACGATCAGGTGAACGCCTGGGCCATGCCCGGCGGCAAGGTGGTGGTTTATGAGGGCATCCTGGACGTGGCGCAGAATGAAACCGGGCTTGCCGTGGTCATGGGGCACGAAATCGCCCATGTT encodes:
- the arfB gene encoding alternative ribosome rescue aminoacyl-tRNA hydrolase ArfB produces the protein MIVVNDRVSLNEEEIDYEFVRSSGPGGQNVNKVSTAVQLRFDVANSPSLPEDVRARLEKIAHNRISASGVLLVDSRGTRSQLKNKEEALQRLVRLIDMACRKPKARKKTRPTLASRQRRLDSKKKRARKKQFRGKVSSWD
- the msrB gene encoding peptide-methionine (R)-S-oxide reductase MsrB codes for the protein MNTLMTIILAGAMLLAFGAGGAAAQGRLQKATFAGGCFWCMEKPFEQIEGVEAVISGYTGGDVTNPTYEQVSSGATGHLESVEIHFDPDKVSYDQLLEVFWRQVNPTDEGGQFVDRGEQYGTAIFYHSEEQRLAAERSRKALDESGRFDKPVITPIREAGEFYPAEDYHQDYYKRNPFRYKIYRSNSGRDKYLEKVWDKDAAPPENKTSGKYFKPANDVLKKRLTSLQYKVTQKEGTEPPFKNEYWDNKKPGIYVDIVSGEPLFSSAEKYDSGTGWPSYYKPLEPENIVEVEDKSLFMTRTEVRSRHGDSHLGHVFDDGPPPTGLRYCINSAALRFIPVTDLKKEGYGEYLKHFGVSEE
- a CDS encoding thioredoxin family protein; the encoded protein is MKRYIAILALAVLVALAACTEKADVGPLSIDFVHDYQKGLSMAKEQGKPIMLVFEADWCGACQELKSTVFTDKSVGEASKRLINISVNVDKDKESPNQYQVRYIPAVFFLDPSGANVMPYQGPRTPEHFIKMMNAFGDRFSS
- a CDS encoding iron-containing alcohol dehydrogenase — its product is MRNFDYHNPTKVVFGKGTISRLKNLVPPRGKIMLVTGGESIRKNGVHDQVMDSLKKREVVEFSGIAPNPEYDVLMQAVDMVKKEEPSFLLAVGGGSIMDGTKFIAAASKYTAGDPWEICSKLAKVTDALPLGVVVTLPATGSETNNIGVVSRKAEEKKIVFHADKLFPRFAVMDPEVTYSLPDNQVRNGVVDAFIHVLEQYLTYPVQAPLQDRQAEAVLLTLLEVGPKTLAKKQDYDARAGFMWCANQALNGLLKCGVPTDFATHRIGHELTVHYGLAHGEAIAVVLCWLLRHQRENKQDKLLQYARRIWMIEDKDEELAVNRAIAETECFFNEMGMPTRLTDYGIDPAEAAETVRKGLERDQAKLGERGRIGPAEAADIVRASV
- a CDS encoding M48 family metallopeptidase; protein product: MPALKKSLLYFLLLCLSLVLTACSTVPITGRSQLSLVSPAQMQSMSYSQYDAFLKEHKVSTDRQKTEMVQRVGYRIQRAVERYFAAANMSSQLNGFQWEFNLIADDQVNAWAMPGGKVVVYEGILDVAQNETGLAVVMGHEIAHVVANHGAERMSQSLMAQMGGMALDLALHDSPAQTRALWLQAYGLGSQVGVILPYSRLHESEADRLGLIFMAMAGYDPAQAVGFWQRMSASSKNSNNLEFLSTHPSDATRIAKIKQTLPEARRYYKK